The genomic interval TGGCGCGCCTGTCCCTCTCGGCGCGCAGCGGGGCCACGGTGTCCTCCACGTGCACCGTTTTCGCGGAGTCCGAGGTGATATCGCTCATCGCCCAGGGCCGGCCCCGGGACGAGATCGTGCGCGGGCTGCACGGAGCTATATGCGACCGGCTGCAGGGCCTGGTGGCCCGGGTGGGAGCAGAGCCGGAGATCACCATGACGGGAGGTGTCGCCCTCAACCGGGGGCTGCTGGCCGTCCTGCAGGAGCACCTGGGCCACCGCATCAACGTGCCGTCCCATCCCCAACTGCAGGGGGCGTATGGCGCCGCCCTCATCGCCGCCGAGCAGACGGCATGACCGTCCCGGCGGGAGGGCATATTCCATTCCGGGGCACTTTTCTTCTAACGGGCGGAGGCCGCAACCTTGATTCTGCGCCTGCTGGCATCCCTGACGGCGGCAATCCTCCTCATCCTGAACACAGGCTCAGGAGCAGGCCCAGGAGCGCCCGGTGAGGCGACACGGGCATCCATCCCGACCGCCTCCTCCCGGATGGCTCCTCGTTTGCGGCCCACCCCCCCCGGCCATGATTCCCGGGGGTGTACCTGCCTGGCCCAGGACCGTGCTCTGCGCTGGGAGGAGCGGGAGCTCACCGGGCCCGACGTCGATGAGGTGCAGCAAATCCTGCAAGAGCTGGGTTACCTGGCGGAGGCCACCGGCCGGTACGACAGGACCACTGCGGATGCCGTGAAACGTTTCCAGGCGGAGCACGGTCTGGAAGCCGACGGCATCGTGGGCCCGGCCACCTGGTTGGTGCTCCTTACCTCCCTACCCGGCCGGGTGGTCATCCCCGAGTTGCTGGAACTCCCTCCCCTGGAGGAACTGCCCGATCAGTTTATCGTGGTGGACGCGGGGCAACGGACTCTGAGCCTCTACCGCAAGGGTCGCCTCCTGCGGCGTTACGACGTGGCCGTCGGCAAGCCCGACTCTCCCACTCCCCTCGGTCACTGGAGGGTGATCCGCAAGGCCAAACACTGGGGAGGCGCTTTCGGCAGCCGCTGGCTCGGGCTGGACATCCCGTGGGGCACCTACGGCATCCACGGTACCAACCGCCCCGACCTCATCGGCGCTGAAGTGTCGGCAGGGTGCATCCGCATGCA from Bacillota bacterium carries:
- a CDS encoding peptidoglycan-binding protein — translated: MRPTPPGHDSRGCTCLAQDRALRWEERELTGPDVDEVQQILQELGYLAEATGRYDRTTADAVKRFQAEHGLEADGIVGPATWLVLLTSLPGRVVIPELLELPPLEELPDQFIVVDAGQRTLSLYRKGRLLRRYDVAVGKPDSPTPLGHWRVIRKAKHWGGAFGSRWLGLDIPWGTYGIHGTNRPDLIGAEVSAGCIRMQNWAVEELYELAPEGTPAYIVGPVPVRDAIWRGEAGTDVMEVQRSLAALGLYQGNIDGWFGPATAEALRAFQHRLGIDEEGRAGPRTLEALGLR